A part of Blastopirellula marina genomic DNA contains:
- the dusB gene encoding tRNA dihydrouridine synthase DusB — protein sequence METPQKLEHLTGEPTTTDLKLPPLKIGEMVVDPPILQAPMAGFTNYAFRQIVRGYGGAGLLATEMVNARGFHWLDEHEAEFPDRLWGVEDEARPLAVQIWDNQPDVMAKVGRRLVEEFQVSVVDINFGCPVKQVTEKAHSGSYLLREPERMGQIISRLVEACAPTPVTAKIRLGCSENTINANEIARVVEESGAAALTVHGRVAEQYFKGQADWDRISEIKSYLKKIPLIGNGDLDSAEKVFRAFRDYNVDGVMIARACLGRPWLFAQAAAAIQGRPIPPEPTLNEQRDCMLEHYKLVVERFGEAKGTLLMRKFACCYAQAKPGARHFRKHVANVATKEEFFEVVDKHFPCDVPSEPVAS from the coding sequence ATGGAAACTCCGCAAAAACTTGAACATCTGACTGGGGAACCGACCACGACCGATTTGAAGCTTCCACCGCTGAAAATCGGGGAAATGGTCGTCGATCCTCCGATTCTGCAAGCTCCGATGGCCGGTTTCACGAATTATGCCTTTCGGCAGATCGTGCGCGGCTACGGCGGAGCGGGCCTACTGGCGACCGAAATGGTGAATGCTCGTGGTTTTCATTGGTTGGATGAACATGAAGCTGAGTTCCCTGATCGCTTGTGGGGTGTCGAAGACGAAGCACGTCCGCTTGCTGTACAGATTTGGGACAATCAGCCGGATGTGATGGCCAAAGTGGGCCGCCGACTGGTTGAAGAGTTCCAGGTTAGCGTGGTCGACATCAACTTCGGCTGCCCTGTAAAGCAGGTCACCGAGAAAGCCCATAGTGGCTCGTATCTCCTACGCGAGCCTGAGAGAATGGGCCAGATCATTTCGCGACTGGTCGAAGCGTGTGCACCAACGCCGGTGACCGCCAAGATTCGTTTGGGATGTTCGGAAAATACGATTAATGCCAACGAGATCGCTCGCGTCGTCGAAGAGAGTGGTGCTGCGGCATTGACGGTGCATGGTCGTGTGGCCGAGCAGTATTTCAAAGGCCAGGCCGACTGGGATCGGATCTCCGAGATCAAGTCGTATCTGAAGAAGATTCCCTTGATCGGCAACGGGGATCTCGATTCGGCGGAGAAAGTCTTTCGGGCGTTTCGCGATTACAACGTCGACGGTGTGATGATTGCGCGGGCCTGCCTGGGACGTCCTTGGCTGTTCGCTCAAGCGGCCGCCGCGATCCAAGGTCGACCAATTCCGCCAGAACCAACGCTTAACGAGCAGCGAGACTGCATGCTGGAGCACTACAAGCTAGTGGTTGAGCGGTTCGGAGAAGCGAAGGGAACGCTGCTAATGCGGAAGTTTGCCTGCTGTTATGCTCAAGCAAAGCCGGGCGCGCGGCACTTCCGAAAGCATGTGGCGAACGTTGCCACCAAGGAAGAATTCTTTGAAGTGGTCGACAAGCATTTCCCTTGCGACGTACCTTCCGAACCGGTTGCCTCGTAG
- a CDS encoding YwqG family protein produces the protein MYEHLTTLYENLATLLEAEPELDAQRILRIVRPSVRLMVGSKNPSSYPLGASRLGGIPDVPPQFVWPYWQPRPDETDCCGAPLKSLEPIPLNFIAQLDLSAIPQIDEAMPTSGWLYFFYDLLGQPWGTDPHEADRFRVIYVNCSRNTLSPAEKPEEIDPEFDTGDNWDLVPSVELTLPDEYIGFEEYESPRYFAYQRLAAQLTYQGKHPSRFLGHADLVQSPLENLGNPFETEEDASLDISEEEVDELLAQIRRGELQFEDSHHERIHALENDLYPWRLLLQIDGVASDETVFWNDEGRLFFMIRKDDLLAGRFDRVWLNLQTT, from the coding sequence ATGTACGAGCACCTAACAACGCTATACGAAAATCTGGCAACTCTTCTCGAAGCTGAGCCCGAATTGGACGCTCAGCGAATCCTACGGATCGTACGTCCCTCGGTCCGTTTGATGGTCGGTTCCAAGAACCCCAGCTCCTACCCATTAGGGGCTTCTCGTTTAGGCGGTATCCCAGATGTGCCGCCTCAGTTCGTCTGGCCTTATTGGCAGCCTCGACCGGACGAAACCGATTGCTGTGGTGCTCCCCTGAAGAGCCTGGAACCCATTCCACTCAATTTCATCGCCCAACTCGATTTATCGGCGATCCCACAAATTGATGAAGCCATGCCGACCTCTGGATGGCTCTATTTCTTTTACGATCTGTTGGGGCAACCTTGGGGAACCGATCCGCACGAGGCCGATCGCTTCCGCGTGATTTACGTGAACTGTTCCCGAAATACGCTGAGTCCTGCGGAAAAACCAGAAGAGATCGATCCGGAATTCGATACGGGCGATAACTGGGATCTCGTGCCAAGCGTTGAGCTGACCTTGCCCGACGAGTATATCGGGTTCGAAGAGTACGAGTCTCCGCGTTACTTTGCCTATCAGCGACTCGCGGCCCAACTGACCTACCAGGGGAAGCACCCCAGCCGTTTCCTTGGTCACGCCGACCTGGTGCAATCGCCGCTGGAAAATCTGGGAAATCCATTCGAGACGGAGGAGGATGCGAGTCTGGATATTAGCGAGGAGGAGGTGGACGAACTGTTAGCTCAGATTCGCCGTGGCGAGCTCCAATTCGAAGACTCGCATCACGAGCGAATTCACGCTTTGGAGAACGATCTCTACCCATGGAGGCTGTTGCTTCAAATCGATGGTGTCGCCAGTGATGAAACTGTCTTTTGGAATGACGAAGGACGGCTGTTCTTCATGATCCGCAAAGACGACCTGCTAGCAGGGCGGTTCGATCGTGTCTGGCTCAATTTGCAGACAACCTAA
- the queG gene encoding tRNA epoxyqueuosine(34) reductase QueG: MTDSATDLTTFIRNEALSVGFSAVGVCPAVSPTGVTRLHDWLDAGFAGEMQYLEDRRDAYSHPKYVLDGVQSIVMLALNYKSQPIPPLDSGKGRVSRYAFGELDYHDWIHARLKQLKRSIGDFAPEAKVRGVVDTAPLLEREFAQQAGLGWFGKNTMLLNKQLGSLFFLAAILIDQPLSYDEPHKASHCGTCTACLDACPTDAFVKPHVLDATRCISYLTIELRDEIPAELRHGMEDWVFGCDVCQDVCPWNNKAPVTTHETFFPASDRAPLELRSLFEITEDEFRARFRKTPLWRTRRRGILRNAAIVLGNRPHEDNVSALIQGLNDQEWLVRGAAAWALGQHQAAWVVEALQERSDIETEPQVRREIEQALANGRSLPSD, translated from the coding sequence GTGACCGATTCAGCCACTGATCTGACCACTTTTATCCGTAACGAAGCCCTATCGGTTGGCTTCTCCGCGGTTGGCGTCTGTCCAGCGGTCAGCCCCACCGGCGTTACCCGTTTGCACGATTGGCTCGACGCCGGTTTCGCGGGCGAAATGCAGTACCTGGAAGATCGCCGGGACGCTTATTCTCATCCGAAGTACGTCCTGGATGGCGTACAAAGCATCGTGATGCTGGCCCTCAACTACAAAAGCCAGCCAATCCCACCGCTAGATTCTGGAAAGGGAAGGGTGTCGCGTTACGCGTTCGGTGAACTCGATTACCACGACTGGATTCACGCCCGGCTGAAGCAATTGAAGCGATCCATCGGAGACTTCGCTCCAGAGGCCAAAGTACGTGGCGTGGTCGACACGGCGCCCCTCTTGGAAAGGGAGTTCGCCCAGCAGGCGGGACTTGGTTGGTTTGGCAAGAACACGATGCTGTTGAATAAGCAGTTGGGAAGCTTGTTCTTTCTAGCGGCGATCTTGATCGACCAGCCACTAAGCTACGACGAACCCCACAAGGCCAGCCACTGTGGCACCTGTACGGCGTGTCTCGATGCTTGTCCTACCGACGCCTTTGTAAAACCGCACGTGCTGGATGCGACACGCTGTATTTCGTACCTAACGATCGAACTGCGTGACGAAATTCCGGCGGAACTGCGTCATGGAATGGAAGACTGGGTTTTCGGCTGCGACGTTTGCCAGGACGTCTGCCCATGGAACAACAAAGCTCCGGTCACCACGCACGAAACTTTCTTCCCAGCCAGTGACCGTGCGCCGCTCGAACTCCGTTCTCTCTTTGAGATCACCGAAGACGAGTTCCGTGCTCGCTTCCGAAAAACGCCGCTCTGGCGAACTCGGCGCCGCGGCATCTTGCGAAACGCTGCGATTGTGCTCGGGAACCGGCCGCATGAAGACAACGTTTCGGCACTAATCCAAGGACTCAACGATCAAGAGTGGCTTGTTCGCGGTGCAGCGGCCTGGGCGCTTGGACAACATCAAGCAGCGTGGGTCGTGGAAGCTTTGCAGGAACGAAGCGACATCGAGACCGAACCGCAAGTTCGTCGTGAAATCGAGCAAGCTTTGGCAAACGGGCGATCCCTGCCAAGCGATTGA
- a CDS encoding tRNA dihydrouridine synthase, with the protein MSLRLGNLELDFPLVQAALSGYSDMSMRVIARRMGASYSICEVMLDKFLVNLNDRKKNRHFLAIADEEHPVGGQLMGAEPEQFSAGAAKLVEAGFDVIDINFGCPVKKVLGRCRGGFHLGQPEVALEIIRRTRDVVPSETPLTVKMRRGIDDTQESRDKFFEILDGAFETGVDAITVHGRTVEQRYIGPSRWEFLADVKRHVGDRTILGSGDLFSAQDCFDMMRETGVDGVTVARGAIGNPWIFQQGRALAAGEPLPLPPTTLEQRETIEEHLRLVVELYGEGRAMTQFRKFGVKYSFLHPQMEELRQKFVRIKELADWHTIREEFYMVDQPGKYISAELHNGQVNCAAG; encoded by the coding sequence ATGTCGTTGCGGTTAGGTAATTTAGAACTAGATTTTCCGCTCGTTCAGGCAGCGTTGTCAGGCTACAGCGATATGTCCATGCGGGTGATTGCACGTCGAATGGGGGCCTCCTATTCGATCTGTGAGGTGATGCTGGACAAGTTTTTGGTCAATTTGAACGACCGAAAAAAGAATCGCCATTTCCTCGCTATCGCCGACGAAGAGCACCCAGTGGGTGGCCAGCTGATGGGGGCCGAGCCAGAGCAGTTCTCCGCCGGAGCCGCGAAGTTGGTCGAGGCCGGTTTCGATGTCATCGATATCAATTTCGGTTGTCCCGTGAAGAAGGTGTTGGGGCGTTGCCGCGGTGGTTTTCATCTCGGCCAGCCTGAGGTCGCCCTGGAAATCATTCGCCGCACCCGCGATGTCGTCCCCTCGGAAACTCCGCTGACAGTGAAAATGCGCCGCGGAATCGACGACACGCAGGAAAGCCGCGATAAGTTCTTCGAGATCCTTGACGGCGCGTTTGAAACGGGCGTCGACGCGATTACCGTTCATGGCCGCACCGTTGAACAGCGTTACATCGGCCCCAGCCGTTGGGAGTTCCTGGCCGACGTAAAGCGGCACGTTGGCGATCGCACCATCCTAGGAAGCGGCGACTTGTTTTCGGCCCAAGATTGCTTCGACATGATGCGCGAGACGGGCGTCGACGGCGTGACCGTGGCCCGAGGTGCGATCGGTAATCCCTGGATCTTCCAGCAAGGACGTGCTTTGGCTGCCGGCGAGCCCCTCCCCTTGCCTCCCACGACCCTCGAGCAGCGTGAGACGATTGAGGAGCACCTGCGATTGGTGGTCGAGCTCTACGGGGAAGGCCGTGCGATGACTCAGTTCCGCAAGTTCGGCGTGAAGTATTCGTTCCTCCATCCGCAGATGGAAGAACTCCGCCAGAAGTTTGTGCGAATCAAAGAGCTCGCCGACTGGCATACCATCCGCGAGGAATTCTACATGGTCGATCAGCCCGGTAAGTATATCTCTGCCGAACTTCACAATGGTCAAGTGAACTGCGCTGCTGGGTAG
- the zwf gene encoding glucose-6-phosphate dehydrogenase: MSHTIVIFGASGDLTSRKLIPALYLLSKKKRLPENTRIVGMSRTDFSHDAWRKELKESTQKFTGEKFEEASWTDFAANVYYHPGDLTKLDDLTGLKSFLEEVEGGEAERVYYLSTAPRLYVEAIDQLGASGLANQEEGSRRIVLEKPFGYDLGTAKKLNSDVNRVFPEKNVYRIDHYLGKETVQNMLVMRFANSIFEPVWNRNYIDHVQITVAEEVLVGRRGGYYDQAGVLRDMFQNHLLQLLMITAMEAPVKFDADMVRDEKVKVLQSIRPMDESEVRTETLRGQYAGYRNEEGVPKDSQTETFAALRLWVDNWRWNGVPFYLRSGKGMSCRTTQIVIQYRQPPLTLFNKKDRPIDSNRLVIQIQPAEGIQLQIQSKVPDEGMSTRMTSLDFRFCQQYSGELPDAYQRLLLDALQGDASLFARSDEVELAWGIIDPIIKTWRSDKAPTLHLYEDGYWGPNESADWMAEHGRQWFDVCPVLH; this comes from the coding sequence ATGTCTCATACCATCGTGATCTTCGGCGCCTCTGGCGACCTGACTAGTCGGAAGCTAATTCCCGCTCTGTATCTCCTCTCGAAGAAGAAACGCTTGCCAGAAAACACGCGAATCGTGGGGATGTCGCGGACCGATTTCTCGCACGACGCCTGGCGGAAAGAACTGAAAGAGTCGACCCAGAAGTTCACCGGCGAGAAGTTCGAGGAAGCCAGCTGGACCGACTTCGCTGCCAACGTCTACTACCACCCTGGCGATCTCACGAAACTCGATGACCTGACCGGTTTGAAGTCGTTCCTGGAAGAAGTCGAAGGTGGTGAGGCAGAACGCGTCTACTATCTTTCAACGGCCCCGCGACTCTACGTCGAAGCAATCGATCAACTCGGTGCCTCGGGGCTGGCGAACCAAGAAGAAGGAAGTCGTCGAATCGTGCTCGAGAAGCCGTTCGGCTACGACCTGGGCACCGCTAAGAAGCTGAATTCAGATGTGAACCGCGTCTTCCCTGAAAAGAACGTCTATCGTATCGACCATTACCTGGGCAAGGAAACGGTTCAGAACATGTTGGTGATGCGATTCGCCAATTCGATCTTCGAACCAGTCTGGAATCGCAACTACATCGATCATGTCCAAATCACGGTGGCGGAAGAAGTCCTCGTTGGTCGTCGCGGTGGTTACTACGATCAAGCTGGCGTCCTACGAGATATGTTCCAAAACCATCTGCTGCAGCTGCTGATGATCACGGCGATGGAAGCCCCGGTGAAGTTCGACGCCGACATGGTTCGTGACGAAAAGGTGAAGGTCCTGCAATCGATTCGCCCGATGGATGAGTCGGAGGTTCGCACTGAAACACTGCGGGGCCAATATGCCGGATACCGCAACGAAGAAGGTGTGCCAAAAGACAGTCAAACGGAAACGTTCGCTGCCTTACGTTTGTGGGTCGATAACTGGCGTTGGAACGGCGTGCCGTTTTATCTCCGTAGCGGCAAAGGTATGTCGTGTCGAACCACGCAGATCGTAATTCAGTATCGCCAGCCACCGCTGACACTCTTCAACAAGAAAGATCGCCCAATCGATTCCAATCGGCTGGTCATTCAGATTCAGCCCGCCGAAGGCATTCAATTGCAGATCCAAAGCAAGGTGCCCGACGAAGGGATGTCGACTCGAATGACTTCGCTCGACTTTCGCTTCTGTCAGCAGTATAGCGGCGAGCTGCCCGATGCTTATCAGCGACTTCTATTGGATGCCCTGCAAGGCGATGCCAGCTTGTTCGCGCGAAGCGACGAGGTGGAATTGGCCTGGGGGATCATCGATCCGATCATCAAGACTTGGCGTTCCGATAAGGCTCCCACGCTTCATCTCTACGAAGATGGTTATTGGGGACCGAACGAGTCGGCCGATTGGATGGCCGAACATGGTCGCCAGTGGTTCGACGTCTGCCCAGTGCTGCATTAA
- a CDS encoding SDR family oxidoreductase, with the protein MASDYLTKLFGLDGQVAIVVGASGVLGGAIAEGLASAGATVVVSGLNPERGENRANLIREAGGKAAFIAADTLSRDSLAQLRDQCIEKFGRVDMLVNCAGVNSSVPYEEISDDDWQRVMDTNLTGTHLACQVFAPHFAAQEEGGAVLNIGSVTAHLPLSRVFAYSASKAAVLNLTKNLAREYATQGVRFNVLCPGFFPAEQNRKILDKERVDNIIGQTPMARFGEPEELVGASILLLSRNAGSFITGATVYVDGGFTAMRF; encoded by the coding sequence ATGGCATCTGACTACTTAACGAAACTGTTCGGACTCGATGGTCAAGTCGCCATCGTGGTCGGAGCATCTGGGGTTCTTGGTGGCGCAATCGCAGAAGGGTTGGCATCGGCCGGCGCGACGGTGGTTGTCAGTGGCCTGAATCCCGAACGGGGCGAGAACCGCGCCAATCTCATCCGAGAAGCGGGCGGCAAAGCTGCTTTCATCGCCGCCGATACCTTGTCCCGCGATTCGCTGGCGCAACTTCGCGATCAATGCATCGAGAAGTTCGGCCGCGTCGATATGCTGGTCAATTGTGCCGGCGTGAACTCTTCCGTCCCCTATGAAGAGATTAGCGACGACGATTGGCAACGCGTGATGGACACCAATCTCACCGGTACGCATCTCGCCTGCCAGGTGTTTGCCCCTCACTTCGCGGCCCAAGAAGAAGGCGGTGCGGTGCTTAACATCGGCAGCGTAACGGCGCACTTGCCGTTGTCGCGAGTCTTTGCTTATTCGGCATCGAAAGCGGCCGTTTTGAACCTGACCAAGAACCTGGCACGCGAATATGCCACGCAAGGGGTTCGCTTCAACGTCCTTTGCCCTGGCTTCTTCCCGGCGGAACAAAACCGCAAGATCCTCGACAAAGAACGCGTCGACAACATCATCGGCCAAACCCCGATGGCCCGCTTCGGCGAGCCTGAAGAATTGGTCGGAGCTTCAATCCTGTTGTTATCGCGAAACGCCGGAAGCTTCATCACCGGAGCCACCGTCTATGTCGATGGCGGTTTCACGGCGATGCGGTTCTAA
- the gnd gene encoding decarboxylating NADP(+)-dependent phosphogluconate dehydrogenase codes for MSDASCDFGLIGLAVMGENLALNVESRGYKVAVYNRTTEKTDEFIEGRAAGKNFVGCHDLKTLVASLKRPRKVMMLIKAGPAVDAVIEELLPYLEKGDIIIDGGNTHYADTERRTKYIEEKGLLFVGSGVSGGEEGALKGPSLMPGGSKEAWPEIKEIFQAISAKVGPNNDIPCCEWVGPRGAGHYVKMVHNGIEYGDMQLICEAYFLLKHGLGLTNDELYDVFDQWNSGDLQSYLIEITRDIFSVKDDEGDGYLVDKVLDVAGAKGTGKWMSQLALDLGVPSTLVTTAVYARALSAAKEARVRASKVLTGPSGKTTEDRAKFIEQVREALYASKLCSYAQGFVQLQAASAEHDWDLNYGECALLWRGGCIIRAQFLDRIKEAFDKDGNLENLLLDPYFTEAVTKGQDGWRAVVQSAIGLGIPTPAFAGALAYYDGYRNARLPANLLQAQRDYFGAHTFQRTDKEGTFHAEWLHRRREPKS; via the coding sequence ATGTCAGATGCTTCTTGCGACTTTGGTTTGATTGGTCTCGCCGTCATGGGCGAAAACCTGGCTCTGAACGTCGAAAGTCGTGGCTACAAAGTGGCCGTCTACAACCGAACCACCGAGAAAACGGACGAGTTCATCGAAGGCCGTGCTGCCGGTAAGAACTTTGTCGGGTGCCACGATCTGAAGACGTTGGTCGCCTCGCTCAAGCGTCCCCGCAAGGTGATGATGCTGATCAAGGCTGGTCCAGCGGTTGACGCTGTGATCGAAGAGTTGCTTCCTTACCTGGAAAAGGGCGACATCATCATCGACGGTGGTAACACCCACTACGCCGATACCGAACGCCGCACGAAGTACATCGAAGAAAAGGGCCTCCTGTTCGTCGGTTCTGGTGTTTCCGGCGGTGAAGAAGGTGCCTTGAAGGGCCCTAGCCTGATGCCGGGCGGTAGCAAAGAAGCTTGGCCCGAAATCAAAGAGATCTTCCAGGCCATCAGCGCCAAGGTCGGTCCCAACAACGACATCCCGTGCTGCGAATGGGTTGGTCCACGCGGTGCTGGTCACTATGTGAAAATGGTTCACAACGGCATCGAATATGGCGACATGCAGCTGATCTGCGAAGCCTACTTCCTGCTCAAGCATGGCCTTGGTCTGACCAACGACGAACTGTACGACGTGTTCGATCAATGGAACAGTGGCGACCTGCAAAGCTATCTGATCGAAATCACCCGCGACATCTTCAGCGTGAAAGATGACGAGGGGGACGGTTACCTGGTCGACAAGGTTCTCGACGTGGCTGGTGCCAAGGGAACCGGTAAGTGGATGAGCCAATTAGCGTTGGACCTCGGCGTGCCAAGCACCTTGGTGACGACGGCGGTTTACGCTCGTGCCCTGTCGGCTGCTAAGGAAGCCCGTGTTCGTGCCAGCAAGGTGCTGACCGGCCCAAGCGGCAAGACTACCGAAGACCGTGCGAAGTTCATCGAACAAGTTCGCGAAGCATTGTACGCGTCGAAACTGTGCAGTTACGCTCAAGGCTTTGTCCAGTTGCAAGCCGCTTCGGCGGAGCACGATTGGGACCTCAACTACGGCGAATGTGCCCTCTTGTGGCGCGGTGGCTGTATCATTCGTGCCCAGTTCCTCGATCGCATCAAGGAAGCATTCGATAAGGACGGCAACCTCGAAAACCTGCTGCTCGATCCTTACTTCACGGAAGCAGTCACCAAGGGACAAGACGGCTGGCGTGCCGTGGTGCAGTCAGCAATCGGCTTGGGGATTCCGACTCCTGCCTTCGCTGGTGCTCTGGCTTATTACGACGGCTACCGCAACGCTCGTTTGCCGGCGAACTTGCTACAAGCCCAACGCGATTACTTCGGTGCTCACACATTCCAGCGAACCGACAAGGAAGGTACCTTCCATGCCGAGTGGCTGCATCGTCGTCGCGAGCCAAAGTCGTAG
- a CDS encoding HAD family hydrolase produces MVYQIEPKAEFLVGIDSDGCVFDTMELKHKECFIPNIINYYELQGVSKYAREAAEFVNLYSKSRGINRFPALVEALEWLQKRPEVQERGAKINIPESLVKWIKEETKLGNPALEAKVAESNDPDLAHCLKWSKAVNETVAGMVRGVPPFPSVRKCLEKLSGKADMLVVSATPNEALEAEWTEHDIAQYVTSICGQEAGNKKETLTNATKYKPNQTLMIGDAPGDYKAAVANDCLFYPINPGDEENSWKRFHDEGIDKFLKLEFAGDYQKMLLEEFDRYLPEKPSWPVID; encoded by the coding sequence ATGGTTTACCAGATTGAACCAAAAGCAGAGTTTTTAGTCGGCATCGACTCGGATGGTTGCGTCTTCGACACGATGGAATTGAAGCACAAGGAATGCTTCATTCCCAACATCATCAACTACTACGAACTGCAAGGTGTCAGCAAGTACGCTCGCGAAGCGGCTGAGTTCGTAAACCTCTACTCCAAGAGCCGCGGAATCAATCGTTTCCCGGCGCTGGTCGAAGCCCTCGAATGGTTGCAGAAGCGTCCTGAAGTTCAGGAGCGTGGTGCTAAGATCAACATTCCTGAGTCGCTCGTGAAGTGGATCAAGGAAGAAACCAAGTTGGGTAACCCGGCACTGGAAGCGAAGGTTGCCGAGTCGAACGATCCGGACCTGGCTCACTGCTTGAAGTGGTCCAAAGCAGTGAACGAAACGGTCGCCGGTATGGTTCGCGGCGTGCCCCCCTTCCCTTCGGTTCGTAAGTGCCTGGAAAAACTGAGTGGCAAAGCAGATATGTTGGTCGTCTCGGCCACGCCAAACGAAGCTCTGGAAGCGGAATGGACCGAGCACGACATCGCTCAGTATGTGACGTCGATTTGCGGTCAGGAAGCTGGCAACAAGAAGGAAACGCTGACCAACGCCACCAAGTACAAGCCGAATCAAACATTGATGATCGGTGACGCCCCTGGTGACTACAAAGCAGCCGTAGCCAACGATTGCCTTTTCTACCCGATTAATCCAGGCGACGAAGAAAACAGCTGGAAACGCTTCCACGACGAAGGTATCGATAAATTCCTGAAGCTCGAATTCGCCGGCGACTATCAAAAGATGTTGCTGGAAGAATTCGATCGCTACCTGCCCGAAAAGCCAAGCTGGCCGGTCATCGACTAA
- a CDS encoding diphosphate--fructose-6-phosphate 1-phosphotransferase, protein MSTKKNLIVAQSGGPSPVINNTLRGLVEAALQTDNIGTVYGAHHGIEGVLKEELINLTDQPAEEISLLRYTPAAGSIGTCRYKLKDWQNEDFDRCIEVFKAHNIGYFVYIGGNDSMDTANKIAKMAQDKGLDLIGIGGPKTIDNDVGDSEFKLIDHTPGYASTAKYWMHMIQYANEENRGSCPADPVLVMQAMGRKIGYIPAAARLADPKREMPLQIYMAESPCSLEELHENVNKQLKQDGRCMVVLSEGFDVGDIGARKDSFGHTSFSASSITVAQIVTNYLNDQGLAVKGAARCNVSGTDQRHAMAYASSVDLDEAYHAGEMAAVLASTGQSGYMSTILRNEGDVYSVRYDKAPLAEVANSERTFPKEWISESGYDVTDEFVKYAKPLLGEGMVSLPMIDGRQRMTCLQPLYADQKLPAYVPQADRQEAPKK, encoded by the coding sequence ATGAGCACCAAGAAGAACTTGATTGTTGCCCAAAGCGGTGGCCCCAGCCCAGTTATCAACAACACGCTTCGCGGATTGGTCGAAGCCGCTTTGCAGACCGACAACATCGGGACGGTCTACGGTGCTCATCACGGGATCGAAGGGGTTTTGAAGGAAGAGCTGATCAACCTGACCGATCAGCCAGCCGAAGAGATCTCGCTGCTGCGGTACACCCCGGCTGCGGGTTCCATCGGCACGTGCCGCTATAAGCTGAAGGATTGGCAGAACGAGGACTTCGATCGCTGCATCGAGGTGTTCAAAGCCCACAACATCGGTTACTTCGTCTACATCGGCGGTAACGACTCGATGGACACCGCCAACAAGATCGCCAAGATGGCCCAAGACAAAGGGCTCGATCTGATTGGTATCGGTGGTCCGAAGACGATCGACAACGACGTCGGGGACAGCGAATTCAAGCTGATCGACCACACCCCAGGTTACGCTTCAACGGCCAAGTACTGGATGCACATGATTCAGTATGCCAACGAAGAAAACCGCGGTAGCTGCCCGGCTGACCCTGTGCTTGTGATGCAAGCCATGGGGCGCAAGATCGGTTACATCCCGGCCGCTGCTCGTCTGGCCGACCCCAAGCGAGAAATGCCACTGCAAATCTACATGGCCGAATCCCCATGCTCGCTGGAAGAACTGCACGAAAACGTCAACAAGCAGCTCAAGCAAGACGGTCGCTGCATGGTCGTGCTCAGCGAAGGGTTCGATGTGGGTGACATCGGTGCCCGTAAGGATTCCTTCGGCCACACCAGCTTCAGCGCCAGTAGTATTACTGTCGCCCAGATCGTGACCAACTACCTGAATGATCAGGGGCTGGCCGTCAAGGGTGCTGCCCGTTGTAACGTGAGCGGAACCGATCAGCGTCACGCGATGGCTTATGCTTCTTCGGTCGACCTGGACGAAGCTTACCACGCCGGTGAAATGGCCGCCGTGCTGGCCTCGACCGGACAGTCGGGCTATATGTCGACCATTCTGCGAAACGAAGGGGACGTCTATAGCGTTCGCTACGACAAAGCACCGCTTGCTGAAGTCGCCAACAGCGAACGTACCTTCCCGAAGGAATGGATTTCCGAAAGCGGTTACGACGTCACCGACGAGTTTGTCAAATACGCCAAACCACTTCTGGGCGAAGGCATGGTCAGCCTGCCGATGATCGATGGTCGTCAACGCATGACGTGCCTGCAGCCGCTGTATGCCGATCAGAAATTGCCGGCTTACGTGCCTCAAGCCGATCGCCAGGAAGCCCCCAAGAAGTAA